From a region of the Prevotella melaninogenica genome:
- a CDS encoding glycoside hydrolase family 97 protein — translation MKKTNIALIGLLMGWASIANAQTVKSPDGNVAVTFSLTGNGVPTYEMTYKGKAVVKPSHLGLELAKNKHASKGMNETSLMDGFEKTATKTTTFDETWKPVWGETATIRNHYNELEVDLNQPSSKRNIVIRFRVYDDGMGLRYEFPQQPELNYFVIKDEHTQFAMAGDHTAWWLPGDYDTQEQETQESKLSEIRKRFHDAVNWDNSSVSVFSETGVQTSLQMKSNDGLYINIHEAACANYATMHLNLDDKTMTFESWLTPDATGFKGFMQTPCETPWRTVMVSDDARDMLANNLILNLNEPCKIEDTSWIHPTKYCGVWWEMIAGGKSWAYTDEFSSVKLGQTDYAHAKPNGRHPANTANVKKYIDFAAANGLDQVLVEGWNIGWEDWFGHWKDYVFDFVTPYPDFDLKGLNEYAHSKGVKLMMHHETSSSTQNYERHMEDAFNLMNKYGYDAVKTGYVGDIIPRGDHHYSQSMNNHYLHVIKEAAKHHIMVNGHEATRPTGLCRTWPNLVGNESARGTEYEAFGGSDPNHTVILPFTRLQGGPMDYTPGILETQLSTWCNNKSYVHTTLIGQLALYLTMYSPLQMAADLPENYQKYNDAFQFIKDVACDWDDSRYLEAEPARYITVARKAKGTNNWFVGGKTGIAPHLSVLKLDFLDKGRKYEATIYADAKDADYEKNPKAYTITKRTVKKGDILKLQQVSGGGFAISLKAL, via the coding sequence AATGGGGTGGGCAAGCATTGCGAATGCGCAGACTGTAAAGTCTCCTGACGGTAATGTTGCAGTTACTTTCTCATTAACAGGGAATGGAGTGCCTACTTATGAGATGACTTATAAGGGTAAGGCTGTTGTAAAGCCTTCGCACTTAGGTTTGGAATTAGCTAAGAACAAGCATGCCAGCAAGGGCATGAATGAAACCAGTCTTATGGATGGTTTCGAGAAGACAGCTACCAAGACTACAACTTTCGATGAGACTTGGAAGCCTGTTTGGGGTGAGACTGCTACCATTCGTAACCACTACAATGAGTTGGAAGTAGACCTTAATCAGCCAAGCAGCAAGCGTAACATTGTTATCCGTTTCCGTGTTTATGACGATGGAATGGGCCTTCGTTACGAATTCCCACAACAGCCAGAACTGAACTACTTTGTTATAAAGGATGAGCATACACAGTTCGCTATGGCTGGCGATCATACAGCTTGGTGGCTTCCTGGAGACTATGATACACAGGAGCAGGAGACACAAGAATCAAAGCTTTCTGAAATCCGCAAGCGTTTCCACGATGCTGTAAACTGGGACAACTCATCTGTTTCAGTATTCTCAGAGACTGGTGTTCAGACCTCTTTACAGATGAAATCTAATGATGGTTTGTACATTAATATTCACGAGGCAGCATGTGCAAACTATGCTACAATGCACTTGAATCTGGACGACAAAACAATGACCTTCGAGTCATGGCTTACTCCTGACGCTACTGGTTTTAAGGGATTCATGCAGACTCCTTGCGAAACTCCTTGGCGTACGGTGATGGTTAGCGATGATGCACGTGATATGCTTGCTAATAATCTCATCCTCAATCTTAACGAACCTTGTAAGATTGAAGACACGTCATGGATTCATCCAACTAAGTACTGTGGCGTTTGGTGGGAGATGATTGCAGGTGGTAAGTCTTGGGCTTATACTGATGAATTTAGTTCAGTGAAGCTTGGTCAGACTGATTATGCCCATGCTAAGCCTAACGGACGTCATCCTGCTAACACCGCAAATGTAAAGAAATACATCGACTTTGCTGCTGCTAACGGTTTAGATCAAGTATTGGTAGAAGGTTGGAACATCGGTTGGGAAGACTGGTTCGGTCACTGGAAAGACTATGTATTCGACTTCGTTACTCCTTATCCAGACTTTGATTTGAAAGGCTTGAATGAGTATGCACACTCTAAGGGTGTTAAATTGATGATGCATCATGAGACTTCTTCAAGTACACAGAACTATGAGCGTCACATGGAAGATGCTTTTAATTTGATGAATAAGTATGGTTATGACGCTGTGAAGACAGGTTATGTAGGTGACATTATCCCACGTGGTGACCACCACTATTCACAGTCAATGAACAACCATTATCTCCATGTTATTAAGGAAGCTGCTAAGCATCACATTATGGTGAATGGACATGAAGCAACTCGTCCAACAGGTCTTTGTCGTACATGGCCTAACCTTGTTGGTAACGAGTCAGCACGTGGAACAGAGTATGAAGCATTCGGTGGTAGCGATCCTAACCACACAGTTATCCTCCCATTTACTCGTCTTCAGGGCGGACCAATGGATTATACCCCTGGTATTCTTGAGACTCAGCTCTCAACATGGTGCAATAATAAGAGCTATGTTCACACAACCCTCATAGGTCAACTTGCGCTTTATCTAACAATGTATAGTCCACTTCAGATGGCTGCCGACCTTCCAGAGAACTATCAGAAGTATAATGATGCTTTCCAGTTCATTAAAGATGTTGCTTGCGACTGGGATGATAGCCGTTATCTTGAGGCAGAGCCAGCACGTTATATCACTGTTGCTCGTAAGGCAAAAGGCACTAACAACTGGTTTGTAGGAGGAAAGACTGGTATTGCACCACACCTTAGTGTTCTCAAACTCGACTTCCTTGATAAGGGTCGTAAGTATGAGGCAACCATCTACGCAGATGCAAAAGATGCTGATTACGAGAAGAATCCAAAGGCTTACACCATTACTAAGCGCACTGTCAAGAAGGGTGATATCCTCAAGCTTCAGCAGGTTAGCGGAGGTGGTTTTGCTATCAGCTTGAAAGCACTTTAA
- a CDS encoding DUF6377 domain-containing protein: protein MKKIAIICVILCTPLLINAQTQIPTLDDLDHEIAMSSKYDKQYEDVIRNVKKQLHAAKSMEARYDLSNKLFNLYTSYSVDSAIVYAMEKQKIAKAMGNQSKVNDAKLNLAYLLIRGGELKDASDIINSIPRSGINQDLSFYYFSTRKTLYRTLADAALIPSQRKMYKQMEKLCNDSVVDNNQSPDIWSRAEQLVNRQQYEQAKKILLDSYHHLKPGDRQTAFVSISLADIYGRDKNVEAQKQYLIAAAISDIRNSVKEYLALQQLAVILFEEGDTKRAYAYMDHAMNDAVFCNARQRTIAMADVWPAIEKSHERETKSRTLKLTAALVLISLMSVFLLVMIIYTRRRVVELRAIRARLSNTNELLKESNNIKDEYITRFLSECSAYIDKLDSYRKQIYRLVTANKRTELLNTLKSQEIIDRELDSFYSSFDETFLGLFPNFVEDFNALLKPEERIIPKQAGHLSTDLRIFALIRLGVSENELICSFLRCSKATVYAYRSRVRLKSIDPDKFDEMVQKL from the coding sequence ATGAAGAAAATTGCAATCATCTGTGTAATATTATGTACGCCATTACTCATTAATGCACAGACCCAAATACCAACACTTGACGATCTCGACCATGAGATAGCCATGTCATCCAAGTATGACAAACAATATGAAGATGTTATACGCAATGTAAAGAAACAACTTCATGCCGCAAAGAGTATGGAGGCTCGTTACGATTTATCCAACAAGCTCTTCAATCTTTATACATCTTATTCTGTAGACTCTGCTATAGTCTATGCTATGGAAAAGCAGAAAATAGCAAAGGCAATGGGCAATCAGAGTAAGGTAAATGATGCAAAACTTAATCTTGCCTACCTCTTGATAAGGGGTGGAGAACTCAAGGATGCAAGCGATATTATTAATTCCATTCCTCGAAGTGGGATAAACCAAGACTTGTCTTTCTATTATTTCTCAACGCGAAAGACCCTCTATCGTACACTTGCTGATGCCGCTTTAATCCCTTCGCAGAGGAAGATGTACAAGCAGATGGAGAAACTGTGTAACGATTCTGTCGTAGACAATAACCAATCTCCTGACATTTGGTCACGTGCTGAACAGCTTGTTAATCGCCAACAGTATGAGCAAGCAAAGAAAATTCTCCTTGATTCCTATCACCACTTGAAACCTGGTGACCGCCAAACTGCATTTGTGTCAATCTCGCTTGCTGATATTTATGGTAGGGATAAGAATGTGGAAGCTCAAAAGCAATACCTTATTGCAGCTGCTATCTCTGATATACGCAACTCGGTAAAGGAATATCTTGCTCTACAGCAATTGGCTGTGATCCTTTTTGAAGAAGGTGATACAAAACGTGCTTATGCCTATATGGACCACGCTATGAACGACGCTGTGTTTTGTAATGCACGTCAGCGTACAATTGCTATGGCTGACGTTTGGCCGGCAATAGAAAAGTCACATGAGCGTGAAACAAAGAGTCGTACACTCAAACTTACAGCCGCTCTTGTGCTGATAAGCCTCATGTCTGTCTTCTTGTTGGTTATGATTATCTATACGCGTCGTCGTGTTGTAGAATTGCGTGCTATTCGTGCGCGTCTTTCTAACACAAATGAATTGCTGAAAGAATCAAATAATATTAAGGATGAGTATATCACTCGCTTCCTTAGCGAGTGTTCTGCTTACATCGACAAACTCGACAGCTATCGTAAACAGATTTATCGTCTTGTTACAGCCAATAAGCGCACAGAACTGCTGAACACATTGAAGTCACAGGAGATAATCGACCGTGAGTTAGATTCCTTCTATTCAAGTTTTGATGAGACCTTCCTCGGTCTTTTCCCTAACTTTGTGGAAGATTTCAACGCATTGCTCAAACCAGAGGAAAGGATTATTCCTAAACAAGCAGGACATCTCTCTACTGATCTTCGCATCTTTGCACTCATTCGCCTTGGCGTAAGTGAGAATGAGCTTATATGTTCTTTCCTTCGCTGCTCAAAAGCAACGGTCTATGCTTACCGTTCTCGTGTGCGTCTGAAGTCTATTGATCCTGATAAATTCGATGAAATGGTACAAAAACTATAA